The DNA segment GATGGAGAGGGAGTTTCAATGGGCGGATATTATTATTATGGGCACTGCTGTCTGCGACTTTGTACCCCTTAGAAAGAAGAGCGGTAAGATTAAAAGATCTAATGCGGGTTTAAACTTGCAGCTAAAATCGACCAGCAGTATAATAGGCTCCCTTTCTAAAAAGAGAGGACGTAAGAGGAAGCTTTTGGTTGGGTTCTCTCTGGAGAGTGAACATTTTATAGCCCGTGCTATTGATAAACGCAGCAGAGATGATTTAGATATGACCTTGGCGTTTTATCTAAATAAAGATAGTATGCCTTACGGGGATAATCATTGTGAGCCT comes from the Candidatus Kaelpia imicola genome and includes:
- a CDS encoding phosphopantothenoylcysteine decarboxylase; its protein translation is MNLLISFGPLKAYIDDVRCITNNSSGIMGYSLAREALRRKYNVKAVAGPTNLQPLKGLKDWLGVESYSDLKKAMEREFQWADIIIMGTAVCDFVPLRKKSGKIKRSNAGLNLQLKSTSSIIGSLSKKRGRKRKLLVGFSLESEHFIARAIDKRSRDDLDMTLAFYLNKDSMPYGDNHCEPALVARDFIIKMPVLSKAVLAGYVLDVLDKLSMKK